Genomic DNA from Procambarus clarkii isolate CNS0578487 chromosome 34, FALCON_Pclarkii_2.0, whole genome shotgun sequence:
gtgtggcgcctggtggtggtgagtgtggtgcctggtggtggtggtggtggtggtgagtgtggtgcctggtggtggtggtgagtgtggtgcctggtggtggtggtggtggtgagtgtggtgcctggtggtggtggtgagtgtggcgcctggtggtggtgagtgtggtgcctggtggtggtggtggtggtggtggtgagtgtggtgcctggtggtggtggaggtggtggtgagtgtggtacctggtggtggtggtgagtgtggtgcctggtggtggtggtggtggtgagtgtggtgcctggtggtggtggtgagtgtggtgcctgttggtggtggtggtggtgagtgtggtgcctggtggtggtggtgagtgtggtgcctggtggtggtggtgagtgtggtgcctggtggtggtggtggtgagtgtggtgcctggtggtggtggtgagtgtggtgcctggtggtggtggtggtgagtgtggtgcctggtggtggtgagtgtggtgcctggtggtggtggtggtgagtgtggtgcctggtggtggtggcggtggtggtgagtgtggtgcctggtggtggtggtggtgagtgtggtgcctggtggtggtggtgagtgtggtgcctggtggtggtggtggtgagtgtggtgcctggtggtggtggtgagtgtggtgcctggtggtggtggtggtggtggtgagtgtggtgcctggtggtggtggtggtgagtgtggtgcctggtggtggtggtgagtgtggtgcctggtggtggtggtgagtgtggtgcttggtgatggtggtgagtgtggtgcctggtggtggtggtggtggtgagtgtggtgcctggtggtggtggtggtgagtgtggtgcctggtggtagtggtgagtgtggtgcctggtggtggtggtggtggtgagtgtggtgcctggtggtggtggtggtggtgagtgtggtgcctggtggtggtggtgagtgtggtgcctggtggtggtggtgagtgtggtgcctggtggtggtggtgagtgtggtgcctggtggtggtggtgagtgtggtgcttggtgatggtggtgagtgtggtgcctggtggtggtggtggtggagagtgtggtgccaggtggtggtgagtgtggtgcatggtggtggtggtggtgagtgtggtgcctggtggtggtggtggtggtgagtgtggtgcctggtagtggtgagtgtggtacgtggtggtggtgagtgtggtgcctggtggtggtgagtgttgtgcttggtgatggtggtgagtgtggtgcctggtggtggtggtgagtgtggtgcctggtggtggtggtgagtgtggtgcctggtggtggtggtgagtgtggtgcctggtggtggttagtgtggtgcctggtggtggtggtgagtgtggtgcctggtggtggtggtgagtgtggtgcctggtagtggtgagtgtggtgcctggtggtggtggtggtggtggtgagtgtggtgcctggtggtggtggtgagtgtggcgcctggtggtggtgagtgtggtgccaggtggtggtggtgaatgtggtgcctggtggtggtagtgagtgtggtgcctggtggtggtggtggtgagtgtggagcctggtggtggtggtggtgagtgtggtgcctggtggtggtggtggtgagtgtggtgcctggtggtggtggtggtggtggtggtggtcgtgagtgtggtgcctggtggtggtgagtgtggtgcctggtggtggtggtgagtgtggcgcctggtggtggtgagtgtggtgccaggtggtggtggtgagtgtggtgcctggtggtggtggtgagtgtggtgcctggtggtggtggtggtgagtgtggtgcctggtggtggtggtggtgagtgtggtgcctggtggtggtggtgagtgtggtgccgggtggtggtggtgcctggtggtggtgagtgtggtgcttgatgatggtggtgagtgtggtgcctggtggtggtggtggtggtgagtgtggtgcctggtggtggtggtgagtgtggtgcctggtggtggtggtgagtgtggtgcctggtggtggttagtgtggtgcctggtggtggtggtgagtgtggtgcctggtggtggtggtgagtgtggtgcctggtagtggtgagtgtggtgcctggtggtggtggtggtggtggtgagtgtggtgcctggtggtggtggtgagtgtggcgcctggtggtggtgagtgtggtgccaggtggtggtggtgaatgtggtgcctggtggtggtggtgagtgtggtgcctggtggtggtggtggtgagtgtggtgcctggtggtggtggtggtgagtgtggtgcctggtggtggtggtggtgagtgtggtgcctgatggtggtggtggtggtggtggtgagtgtggtgcctggtggtggtgagtgtggtgcctggtggtggtggtgagtgtggcgcctggtggtggtgagtgtggtgccaggtggtggtggtgagtgtggtgcctggtggtggtggtgagtgtggtgcctggtggtggtggtggtgagtgtggtgcctggtggtggtggtgagtgtggtgccgggtggtggtggtggtggtgagtgtggtgccgggtggtggtggtggtggtggtggtgagtgtggtgcctggtggtggtggtgagtgtggtgcctggtagtggggagtgtggtgcctggtggtggtgagtgtggtgcctggtggtagtggtgagtgtggtgcctggtggtggtgagtgtggtgcctggtggtggtggtggtggtgggggtggtgagtgtggtgcctggtggtgagtgtggtgcctggtggtgagtgtggtgcctggtggtggtggtggtggtgagtgtggcgcctggtggtggtgagtgtggtgcctggtggtggtggtgagtgtggtgcctggtggtggtggtggtgagtgtggcgcctggtggtggtggtggtggtggtggtggtggtgagtgtggtgcctggtggtggtgagtgtggtgcccggtggtggtggtgagtgtggcgcctagtggtggtgagtgtggtgccaggtggtggtggtgagtgtggtgcctggtggtggtggtgagtgtggtgcctggtggtggtggtggtgagtgtggtgcctggtggtggtggtggtgagtgtggtgcctggtggtggtggtgagtgtggtgccgggtggtggtggtgcctggtggtggtgagtgtggtgcttgatgatggtggtgagtgtggtgcctggtggtggtggtggtggtgagtgtggtgcctggtggtggtggtgagtgtggtgcctggtggtggtggtgagtgtggtgcctggtggtggttagtgtggtgcctggtggtggtggtgagtgtggtgcctggtggtggtggtgagtgtggtgcctggtagtggtgagtgtggtgcctggtggtggtggtggtggtggtgagtgtggtgcctggtggtggtggtgagtgtggcgcctggtggtggtgagtgtggtgccaggtggtggtggtgaatgtggtgcctggtggtggtggtgagtgtggtgcctggtggtggtggtggtgagtgtggtgccgggtggtggtggtggtgagtgtggtgcctggtggtggtggtggtgagtgtggtgcctgatggtggtggtggtggtgagtgtggtgcctggtggtggtgagtgtggtgcctggtggtggtggtgagtgtggcgcctggtggtggtgagtgtggtgccaggtggtggtggtgagtgtggtgcctggtggtggtggtgagtgtggtgcctggtggtggtggtggtgagtgtggtgcctggtggtggtggtgagtgtggtgccgggtggtggtggtggtggtggtggtgagtgtggtgccgggtggtggtggtggtggtggtggtgagtgtggtgcctggtggtggtggtgagtgtggtgcctggtggtggtggtgagtgtggtgcctggtagtggggagtgtggtgcctggtggtggtgagtgtggtgcctggtggtagtggtgagtgtggtgcctggtggtggtgagtgtggtgcctggtggtggtggtggtggtgggggtggtgagtgtggtgcctggtggtgagtgtggtgcctggtggtggtggtggtggtgagtgtggcgcctggtggtggtgagtgtggtgcctggtggtggtggtgagtgtggtgcctggtggtggtggtggtgagtgtggcgcctggtggtggtgagtgtggtgcctggtggtggtggtggtggtggtgagtgtggtgcctggtggtggtggtgagtgtggtgcctggtggtggtggtggtggtgagtgtggtgcctggtggtggtggtgagtgtggcgcctggtggtggtgagtgtggtgcctggtggtggtggtggtggtggtggtgagtgtggtgcctggtggtggtggaggtggtggtgagtgtggtacctggtggtggtggtgagtgtggtgcctggtggtggtggtggtggtgagtgtggtgcctggtggtggtggtgagtgtggtgcctgttggtggtggtggtggtgagtgtggtgcctggtggtggtggtgagtgtggtgcctggtggtggtggtgagtgtggtgcctggtggtggtggtggtgagtgtggtgcctggtggtggtggtgagtgtggtgcctggtggtggtggtggtgagtgtggtgcctggtggtggtgagtgtggtgcctggtggtggtggtggtgagtgtggtgcctggtggtggtggcggtggtggtgagtgtggtgcctggtggtggtggtggtgagtgtggtgcctggtggtggtggtgagtgtggtgcctggtggtggtggtggtgagtgtggtgcctggtggtggtggtgagtgtggtgcctggtggtggtggtggtggtggtgagtgtggtgcctggtggtggtggtggtgagtgtggtgcctggtggtggtggtgagtgtggtgcctggtggtggtggtgagtgtggtgcttggtgatggtggtgagtgtggtgcctggtggtggtggtggtggtgagtgtggtgcctggtggtggtggtggtgagtgtggtgcctggtggtagtggtgagtgtggtgcctggtggtggtggtggtggtgagtgtggtgcctggtggtggtggtggtggtgagtgtggtgcctggtggtggtggtgagtgtggtgcctggtggtggtggtgagtgtggtgcctggtggtggtggtgagtgtggtgcctggtggtggtggtgagtgtggtgcttggtgatggtggtgagtgtggtgcctggtggtggtggtggtggagagtgtggtgccaggtggtggtgagtgtggtgcatggtggtggtggtggtgagtgtggtgcctggtggtggtggtggtggtgagtgtggtgcctggtagtggtgagtgtggtacgtggtggtggtgagtgtggtgcctggtggtggtgagtgttgtgcttggtgatggtggtgagtgtggtgcctggtggtggtggtgagtgtggtgcctggtggtggtggtgagtgtggtgcctggtggtggtggtgagtgtggtgcctggtggtggttagtgtggtgcctggtggtggtggtgagtgtggtgcctggtggtggtggtgagtgtggtgcctggtagtggtgagtgtggtgcctggtggtggtggtggtggtggtgagtgtggtgcctggtggtggtggtgagtgtggcgcctggtggtggtgagtgtggtgccaggtggtggtggtgaatgtggtgcctggtggtggtagtgagtgtggtgcctggtggtggtggtggtgagtgtggagcctggtggtggtggtggtgagtgtggtgcctggtggtggtggtggtgagtgtggtgcctggtggtggtggtggtggtggtggtggtcgtgagtgtggtgcctggtggtggtgagtgtggtgcctggtggtggtggtgagtgtggcgcctggtggtggtgagtgtggtgccaggtggtggtggtgagtgtggtgcctggtggtggtggtgagtgtggtgcctggtggtggtggtggtgagtgtggtgcctggtggtggtggtggtgagtgtggtgcctggtggtggtggtgagtgtggtgccgggtggtggtggtgcctggtggtggtgagtgtggtgcttgatgatggtggtgagtgtggtgcctggtggtggtggtggtggtgagtgtggtgcctggtggtggtggtgagtgtggtgcctggtggtggtggtgagtgtggtgcctggtggtggttagtgtggtgcctggtggtggtggtgagtgtggtgcctggtggtggtggtgagtgtggtgcctggtagtggtgagtgtggtgcctggtggtggtggtggtggtggtgagtgtggtgcctggtggtggtggtgagtgtggcgcctggtggtggtgagtgtggtgccaggtggtggtggtgaatgtggtgcctggtggtggtggtgagtgtggtgcctggtggtggtggtggtgagtgtggtgcctggtggtggtggtggtgagtgtggtgcctggtggtggtggtggtgagtgtggtgcctgatggtggtggtggtggtggtggtgagtgtggtgcctggtggtggtgagtgtggtgcctggtggtggtggtgagtgtggcgcctggtggtggtgagtgtggtgccaggtggtggtggtgagtgtggtgcctggtggtggtggtgagtgtggtgcctggtggtggtggtggtgagtgtggtgcctggtggtggtggtgagtgtggtgccgggtggtggtggtggtggtgagtgtggtgNNNNNNNNNNNNNNNNNNNNNNNNNNNNNNNNNNNNNNNNNNNNNNNNNNNNNNNNNNNNNNNNNNNNNNNNNNNNNNNNNNNNNNNNNNNNNNNNNNNNNNNNNNNNNNNNNNNNNNNNNNNNNNNNNNNNNNNNNNNNNNNNNNNNNNNNNNNNNNNNNNNNNNNNNNNNNNNNNNNNNNNNNNNNNNNNNNNNNNNNNNNNNNNNNNNNNNNNNNNNNNNNNNNNNNNNNNNNNNNNNNNNNNNNNNNNNNNNNNNNNNNNNNNNNNNNNNNNNNNNNNNNNNNNNNNNNNNNNNNNNNNNNNNNNNNNNNNNNNNNNNNNNNNNNNNNNNNNNNNNNNNNNNNNNNNNNNNNNNNNNNNNNNNNNNNNNNNNNNNNNNNNNNNNNNNNNNNNNNNNNNNNNNNNNNNNNNNNNNNNNNNNNNNNNNNNNNNNNNNNNNNNNNNNNNNNNNNNNNNNNNNNNNNNNNNNNNNNNNNNNNNNNNNNNNNNNNNNNNNNCCTGAGGTGTCGTGTAAGACTCGTGGTACCTGAGGTTCGTGTAAGACTCGTGGTACCTGGGGTGTCGTGTAAGACTCGTGGTACCTGAGGTGTCGTGTAAGACTCGTGGTACCTGTGTCGTGTAAGACTCGTGGTACCTGAGGTGTCGTGTAAGACTCGTGGTACCTGAGGTGTCGTGTAAGACTCGTGGACCTGGGAGTCTCACAACAGGAAGTAAGTATGGTTGTATTGCTGGTTGAGATTGTTGTCTCCATAAACATGGGATTCATCCCACTTTACATCGCTAATATTTGCTCATGAGTGCATTCATAGAGTCATGAAGTAAATTATGATAATGAATCTATCATCAGTCAACTCTCAGTCCAGTAGCGGCACAAGTTATGGGGAATTGCCAGAGGAGAAGAAGATGGTGTAAGTAAACTTTGTAGACTACATTAACCAGGAGAAGTAAACCACGTCTTGTCCTTCCTGTGAGCCAGGTACTTGTCCCACCTGTAAACCTGCCCACAGTCTACCATTGTCCTGCCTGTAAACCTGCCCACAGTCTCCCACATTGTCCCACCTGTAAACCTGCCCACAGTCTCCCACATTGTCCCGCCTGTAAACCTGCCCACAGTCTACCATTGTCCTGCCTGTAAACCTGCCCACAGTCTACCACATTGTCCTGCCTGTAAACCTGCCCACAGTCTACCACATTGTCCTGCCTGTAAACCTGCCCACAGTCTACCACATTGTCCCACCTGTAAACCTGCCCACAGTCTACCACATTGTCCCACCTGTAAACCTGCCCACAGTCTACCATTGTCCTGCCTGTAAACCTGGCCACAGTCTCCCACATTGTCCCACCTGTAAACCTGCCCACAGTCTCCCACATTGTCCCGCCTGTAAACCTGCCCACAGTCTACCATTGTCCTGCCTGTAAACCTGCCCACAGTCTACCACATTGTCCTGCCTGTAAACCTGCCCACAGTCTACCACATTGTCCTGCCTGTAAATTTGCCCACAGTCTAACACATTGTCCTGCCTGTAAACCTGCCCACAGTCTCCCACATTGTCCTGCCTGTAAACCTGCCCACAGTCTACCACATTGTCCTGCCTGTAAACCTGCCCACAGTCTACCACATTGTCCTGCCTGTAAACCTGCCCACAGTCTACCACATTGTCTTGCCTGTAAATCTGCCCACAGTCTACCACATTGTCCCACCTGTAAACCTGCCCACAGTCTACCACATTGTCCCACCTGTAAACCTGCCCACAGTCTACCATTGTCCCACCTGTAAACCTGCCCACAGTCTACCACACTGGCAGCATGGGAGCCTGTAAACCTGCCCACAGTCTACCACACTGGCAGCATGGGAGCCTGTAAACCTGCCCACAGTCTACCACACTGGCAGCATGGGAGCCTGTAAACCTGCCCACAGTCTACCACACTGGCAGCATGGGAGCCTGTAAACCTGCCCACAGTCTACCACACTGGCAGCATGGGAGCCTGTAAACCTGCCCACAGTCTACCACACTGGCAGCATGGGAGCCTGTAAACCTGCCCACAGTCTACCACACTGGCAGCATGGGAGCCTGTAAACCTGCCACAGTCTACCACACTGGCAGCATGGGAGCCTGTAAACCTGCCCACAGTCTACCACACTGGCAGCATGGGAGCCTGTAAACCTGCCCACAGTCTACCACACTGGCAGCATGGGAGCCTGTAAACCTGCCCACAGTCTACCACACTGGCAGCATGGGAGCCTGTAAACCTGCCCACAGTCTACCACACTGGCAGCATGGGAGCCTGTAAACCTGCCCACAGTCTACCACACTGGCAGCATGGGAGCCTGTAAACCTGCCCACAGTCTACCACACTGGCAGCATGGGAGCCTGTAAACCTGCCCACAGTCTACCACACTGGCAGCATGGGAGCCTGTAAACCTGCCCACAGTCTACCACACTGGCAGCATGGGAGCCTGTAAACCTGCCCACAGTCTACCACACTGGCAGCATGGGAGCCTGTAAACCTGCCCACAGTCTACCACACTGGCAGCATGGGAGCCTGTAAACCTGCCCACAGTCTACCACACTGGCAGCATGGGAGCCTGTAAACCTGCCCACAGTCTACCACACTGGCAGCATGGGAGCCTGTAAACCTGCCCACAGTCTACCACACTGGCAGCATGGGAGCCTGTAAACCTGCCCACAGTCTACCACACTGGCAGCATGGGAGCCTGGTAAACCTGCCCACAGTCTACCACACTGGCAGCATGGGAGCCTGTAAACCTGCCCACAGTCTACCACACTGGCAGCATGGGAGCCTGTAAACCTGCCCACAGTCTACCACACTGGCAGCATGGGAGCCTGTAAACCTGCCCACAGTCTACCACACTGGCAGCATGGGAGCCTGTAAACCTGCCCACAGTCTACCACACTGGCAGCATGGGAGCCTGTAAACCTGCCCACAGTCTACCACACTGGCAGCATGGGAGCCTGTAAACCTGCCCACAGTCTACCACACTGGCAGCATGGGAGCCTGGCATATGAGAGAGCTCGTGCCGTACAGGTCAGGGCGTCGGGGCGTCGGGGCGTCGGGGCGTCGGGGCGTCGGGGCGTCGGGGCGTCAGGGCGTCGGGGCGTCGGGGCGTCGGGGCGTCAGGGCGTCGGGGCGTCGGGGCGTCGGGGCGTCAGGGCGTCGGGGCGTCGGGGCGTCGGGGCGTCAGGCGTCGGGGCGTCGGGGCGTCGGGGCGTCAGGGCGTCGGGGCGTCGGGGCGTCGGGGCGTCAGGGCGTCGGGGCGTCGGGGCGTCGGGGCGTCGGGGCGTCGGGGCGTCAGGGCGTCGGGGCGTCGGGGCGTCGGGGCGTCAGGGCGTCGGGGCGTCGGGGCGTCGGGGCGTCGGGGCGTCGGGCGTCAGGGCGTCGGGGGCGTCGGGGCGTCGGGGCGTCGGGGCGTCGGGGCGTCAGGGCGTCGGGGCGTCGGGGCGTCGGGGCGTCAGGGCGTCGGGGCGTCGGGGCGTCGGGGCGTCGGGGCGTCGGGGCGTCGGGGCGTCAGGGCGTCGGGGCGTCGGGGCGTCGGGGCGTCAGGGCGTCGGGGCGTCGGGGCGTCGGGGCGTCGGGGCGTCAGGGCGTCGGGGCGTCGGGGCGTCGGGGCGTCGGGGCGTCGGGGCGTCGGGGCGTCAGGGCGTCGGGGCGTCGGGGCGTCGGGCGTCAGGGCGTCGGGGCGTCGGGCGTCGGGGCGTCGGGGCGTCGGGGCGTCAGGGCGTCGGGGCGTCGGGGCGTCGGGGCGTCGGGGCGTCGGGGCGTCGGGGCGTCAGGGCGTCGGGGCGTCGGGGCGTCGGGGCGTCGGGGCGTCGGGGCGTCGGGGCGTCGGGGCGTCAGGGCGTCGGGGGCGTCGGGGCGTCGGGGCGTCTCTGGCAAAGAAAGAAATTTCGTGACAAGAGGAAATTACTTAACGAAATCTTTACGTAAACAACTTTTCCAATAGTTAATATTTCAGCTGGAACGTTTGtgaaggtgtgtggcagtgttggagggt
This window encodes:
- the LOC138370911 gene encoding spidroin-1-like encodes the protein MGACKPAHSLPHWQHGSLAYERARAVQVRASGRRGVGASGRRGVGASGRRGVGASGRQGVGASGRRGVRASGRRGVGASGVGASGRRGVRASGRRGVGASGRRGVGASGRRGVGASGRRGVGASGRQGVGASGRRGVGASGVRASGASGRRGVGASGRQGVGASGRRGVRASGRRGVGASGRRGVGASGRRGVGASGRQGVGASGRRGVGASGRRGVGASGRRGVGASGRQGVGASGRRASGRRGVGRRGVGASGRQGVGASGRRGVGASGRRGVRASGRRGVGASGRRGVGASGRQGVGGVGASGRLWQRKKFRDKRKLLNEIFT